Sequence from the Euzebyales bacterium genome:
GCTGTCCAACCGCATGCGCGCCGACGCGATCCTGCGGGCATGGACGCAGAACGACAAGGGCGTGCTCGACGACATCCGCACACGGCTGCGGTGGCGCGTCTGGGGCGCCAATTCGGTCATCAACGGGCTGCGTGACCGCGTGCGCGACACCGGGGTGCTGTTCGCGTGGCCGCCGAAGTTCCGCCTGCCGGAGAGCCTCGGCTTCTCCGACCCGCTGCTGTCCCGGCTGGCGTTCATCGCGCAGTACGAGCGGGTGCTGCGCTACCTCGACGTCCGCGGGCGGCGCATGCGGCCCGTGACCGAGGGCTTCGGCAGCGGCGACACCTACGAACTGACCGCCGAGGGTGACGACTGGTTCCGGCTGCACCCGCGGCACGCCGACACGGCGCCGTCGGCGAGCAGCTTCGCCTCGCACGTCCTCACGACGGCGACCGACGCCGGCCGCCAGGCGCGCCTGACCTACGACGAGTTCCGCGGGCCATGGCCGTCGAAGCGCCACCCGGTCGCCATCACGAGGATCGCCGAGATCCGCGGTGGCGACGACGGCACGCGGCTGCGGCTCGGACTCGACCACAAGGAGATCTTCCATCCGCCATCGCCCGGCGACGTCTGCTACCTCGACGGGCTGTTCACCGACTGGACGACCCCGTACGTCATCGCTGCGCTGCGTGCACACGACGAGCGCACCGACGTGTGGGTCACCCGGCTGCTGCGCGACCCCGTCGGCACCCGCCGCGCGGTCGACCCACCGGAACAGGTGCGGACGGCCGCCACCACGATCGCCGCTGCGCACGGCATGACCAGCAGCCAGCAGGAGGCGTTCCGCGGTGTCGTTGACCACGACGTCCAGCTGGTGTGGGGACCGCCCGGCACCGGCAAGACCCACTTCGTCGCCCTCGCGATCCTCGCGCTGGCGGAGGCCCACCGGCGCGCCGGGCGGCGACTGCGCGTGCTGATCACCGCCCAGACCCACGCGGCGATCGACAACTGCCTGGCCAAGCTGCTTGCACTCCAGGTCGAGCAGCGGGTGTTCGACGCCACCCTGCCGGTGCGCAAGCTCGGCGGGTCAGGTGGCGGAGCGGAGTCGCTCGCGCCCCGCGACGCGTCCGGGTGGGCGGCGGAGCATGATATCTGCGTGATCGGGTCGACCGTGTGGCAGGCCCGCAAGGTGCCGCCCGAGGAGCTCACATACGACCTCATCGTCATCGACGAGGGGTCACAGGTGAAGGTCGGCGAGGCGGCGATCCCGCTGCTGCGAGTCGCCGCCGGCGGACGGGTGGTGATCGCCGGCGACGACAAGCAGCTGCCGCCGATCGTCGCCGGGCGCTACCCCGAGGTCGAGGACGAGCCGCTGCTGCACCGCTCCATCCTCGAGGCCCTCCGCCACCGCGACCCCGACGACGAGCTCACCGCGCCGCTGCTCGAGAACTGGCGCATGTGCGATGTGCTGTGTTACTACCCGGCATC
This genomic interval carries:
- a CDS encoding AAA domain-containing protein codes for the protein AYNADREWRDQQSLQAYVFDTYERELLVGALLRVIEESTDLTVIEDALAVLFHFQHPDLAQADDQPEKEVLFPLVVLTEVLRGIYALPIPVSYRFADVNRALQPSRYGFTYRPNDWFDFRLSNRMRADAILRAWTQNDKGVLDDIRTRLRWRVWGANSVINGLRDRVRDTGVLFAWPPKFRLPESLGFSDPLLSRLAFIAQYERVLRYLDVRGRRMRPVTEGFGSGDTYELTAEGDDWFRLHPRHADTAPSASSFASHVLTTATDAGRQARLTYDEFRGPWPSKRHPVAITRIAEIRGGDDGTRLRLGLDHKEIFHPPSPGDVCYLDGLFTDWTTPYVIAALRAHDERTDVWVTRLLRDPVGTRRAVDPPEQVRTAATTIAAAHGMTSSQQEAFRGVVDHDVQLVWGPPGTGKTHFVALAILALAEAHRRAGRRLRVLITAQTHAAIDNCLAKLLALQVEQRVFDATLPVRKLGGSGGGAESLAPRDASGWAAEHDICVIGSTVWQARKVPPEELTYDLIVIDEGSQVKVGEAAIPLLRVAAGGRVVIAGDDKQLPPIVAGRYPEVEDEPLLHRSILEALRHRDPDDELTAPLLENWRMCDVLCYYPASSIYPDGYAPATPSIAARRLTPASDAESDLVDAVLDPAFPLVVCVLEDVQATAENRIEAALVADVTMSLRSRFAGADDATFWRDHLFVVSPHHVQIRAIRRALADAREWDADPFVDTVDRMQGQECDAVIVSYGVSDVEYALGERDFIYSLNRLNVAITRARVKSIVFLPRPLLDPPIQALDSDRVADGIAFMQGLANWCSDATDPLSFGLPSGMLTVLRAGNMST